The Triticum dicoccoides isolate Atlit2015 ecotype Zavitan chromosome 6A, WEW_v2.0, whole genome shotgun sequence genome has a window encoding:
- the LOC119315371 gene encoding protein PECTIC ARABINOGALACTAN SYNTHESIS-RELATED-like isoform X1 has protein sequence MAELRHSTAAAAARASNSPAKRDSDASSASSPFASTSAARGRDDDGKDAHRSSPLLPHHHHHKQLLPSPLRSLLALDEPRPPTASLSYRILLAVLALLLLAALFSAPSLWSRFNVPYLCQKEGITLHCPQTKEPLSLWENPRAATTSWKPCAERRSDEPSDVPPEKETSGYIFIHAEGGLNQQRIAICNAVAIAKIMEATLILPVLKQDQIWKDQTKFEDIFDVDHFINYLKDDVRIVRDIPDWFTEKDELFTSINVVYDRRTVKNIPKYASAQFYIDNVLPRIKEKTIMSIKPFVDRLGYDNVPMEINRLRCRVNYHALKFLPHIEEMADKLATQMRNRTSSGNPYMALHLRYEKGMVGLSFCDFAGTREEKVMMAAYRQKEWPRRFKNGSHLWPLALQKRKEGRCPLEPGEIAVILRALGYTRETQIYVASGQVYGGKNRMAPLRNMFPNLVTKEELASTAEMEHFRKHVTSLAALDFLVCLKSDVFVMTHGGNFAKLIMGARRYSGRHRLKSIKPDKGLMSKSLGDPYLAWASFTEDVVISHQARGGLPEPTFPGYDLWENPLTPCMCRA, from the exons ATGGCGGAGCTTCGGcactcgacggcggcggcggccgcccgCGCATCCAACTCTCCGGCAAAGCGCGACTCCGACGCGTCCTCCGCCTCCTCCCCATTCGCTTCCacctccgccgcccgcggccgcgACGACGACGGCAAGGACGCCCACCGCTCCTCACCTCTCCTCCCGCACCACCATCACCACAAGCAGCTCCTTCCGTCCCCCCTCCGCTCCCTCCTCGCCCTCGACGAGCCCAGGCCCCCCACCGCCTCCCTCTCCTACCGGATCTTGCTCGCCGTCCTCGCGCTCCTCCTGCTCGCGGCCCTCTTCTCCGCGCCCTCCCTCTGGTCCCGCTTC AACGTGCCCTACTTGTGCCAGAAGGAGGGGATCACGCTGCATTGCCCTCAG ACGAAGGAGCCTCTCTCACTGTGGGAGAACCCGCGTGCTGCCACCACGTCCTGGAAGCCCTGCGCAGAGCGTCGAAGTGATGAGCCCTCAG ATGTTCCACCTGAGAAGGAAACCTCTGGGTATATTTTTATTCATGCCGAGGGTGGACTGAACCAGCAACGAATAGCT ATATGTAATGCTGTTGCAATTGCTAAGATAATGGAAGCAACACTTATTTTGCCAGTTCTGAAGCAGGACCAAATATGGAAAGACCAGAC TAAATTTGAAGATATCTTCGATGTGGATCATTTTATAAACTATCTGAAGGACGACGTACGCATTGTCCGAGACATCCCTGACTGGTTCACAGAAAAAGATGAACTCTTCACCAGTATAAA TGTGGTCTATGACAGGCGTACCGTGAAGAACATCCCAAAGTATGCATCTGCACAGTTTTACATTGATAATGTACTTCCAAGGATCAAAGAGAAAACAATAATGTCTATTAAGCCATTTGTCGACAGGTTGGG GTATGACAATGTTCCGATGGAGATTAACCGACTAAGATGCAGAGTTAATTATCACGCCTTAAAGTTCTTACCCCATATTGAAGAAATGGCCGATAAGCTGGCAACACAGATGAGGAACCGAACTAGCAGCGGGAATCCATACAT GGCCCTTCATCTGAGATATGAGAAAGGAATGGTGGGCCTGTCCTTTTGTGATTTTGCTGGAACACGTGAGGAGAAAGTGATGATGGCAGCTTATAGACAGAAAGAATGGCCACGGCGCTTTAAG AATGGATCTCACCTGTGGCCATTAGCATTACAAAAGAGAAAAGAAGGGCGTTGCCCCCTTGAGCCTGGTGAGATAGCTGTGATCCTGCGAGCACTGGGATACACAAGGGAAACACAGATATATGTTGCATCAGGGCAAGTGTACGGTGGCAAAAACAGGATGGCTCCCCTCAGAAACATGTTCCCCAACTTG GTGACCAAGGAGGAGTTGGCGAGCACGGCGGAGATGGAGCACTTCCGGAAGCACGTGACGAGCCTGGCGGCGCTGGACTTCCTGGTGTGCCTCAAGTCGGACGTGTTCGTGATGACGCACGGCGGCAACTTCGCCAAGCTCATCATGGGGGCGCGGCGCTACAGCGGGCGCCACCGGCTCAAGTCCATCAAGCCCGACAAGGGGCTCATGTCCAAGTCCCTCGGCGACCCGTACCTGGCCTGGGCCTCCTTCACCGAGGACGTCGTCATCTCGCACCAGGCCCGCggcggcctccccgagcccaccttcCCCGGCTACGACCTCTGGGAGAACCCCCTCACCCCCTGCATGTGCAGAGCATGA
- the LOC119315371 gene encoding protein PECTIC ARABINOGALACTAN SYNTHESIS-RELATED-like isoform X2, whose product MAELRHSTAAAAARASNSPAKRDSDASSASSPFASTSAARGRDDDGKDAHRSSPLLPHHHHHKQLLPSPLRSLLALDEPRPPTASLSYRILLAVLALLLLAALFSAPSLWSRFNVPYLCQKEGITLHCPQTKEPLSLWENPRAATTSWKPCAERRSDEPSDVPPEKETSGYIFIHAEGGLNQQRIAICNAVAIAKIMEATLILPVLKQDQIWKDQTKFEDIFDVDHFINYLKDDVRIVRDIPDWFTEKDELFTSIKRTVKNIPKYASAQFYIDNVLPRIKEKTIMSIKPFVDRLGYDNVPMEINRLRCRVNYHALKFLPHIEEMADKLATQMRNRTSSGNPYMALHLRYEKGMVGLSFCDFAGTREEKVMMAAYRQKEWPRRFKNGSHLWPLALQKRKEGRCPLEPGEIAVILRALGYTRETQIYVASGQVYGGKNRMAPLRNMFPNLVTKEELASTAEMEHFRKHVTSLAALDFLVCLKSDVFVMTHGGNFAKLIMGARRYSGRHRLKSIKPDKGLMSKSLGDPYLAWASFTEDVVISHQARGGLPEPTFPGYDLWENPLTPCMCRA is encoded by the exons ATGGCGGAGCTTCGGcactcgacggcggcggcggccgcccgCGCATCCAACTCTCCGGCAAAGCGCGACTCCGACGCGTCCTCCGCCTCCTCCCCATTCGCTTCCacctccgccgcccgcggccgcgACGACGACGGCAAGGACGCCCACCGCTCCTCACCTCTCCTCCCGCACCACCATCACCACAAGCAGCTCCTTCCGTCCCCCCTCCGCTCCCTCCTCGCCCTCGACGAGCCCAGGCCCCCCACCGCCTCCCTCTCCTACCGGATCTTGCTCGCCGTCCTCGCGCTCCTCCTGCTCGCGGCCCTCTTCTCCGCGCCCTCCCTCTGGTCCCGCTTC AACGTGCCCTACTTGTGCCAGAAGGAGGGGATCACGCTGCATTGCCCTCAG ACGAAGGAGCCTCTCTCACTGTGGGAGAACCCGCGTGCTGCCACCACGTCCTGGAAGCCCTGCGCAGAGCGTCGAAGTGATGAGCCCTCAG ATGTTCCACCTGAGAAGGAAACCTCTGGGTATATTTTTATTCATGCCGAGGGTGGACTGAACCAGCAACGAATAGCT ATATGTAATGCTGTTGCAATTGCTAAGATAATGGAAGCAACACTTATTTTGCCAGTTCTGAAGCAGGACCAAATATGGAAAGACCAGAC TAAATTTGAAGATATCTTCGATGTGGATCATTTTATAAACTATCTGAAGGACGACGTACGCATTGTCCGAGACATCCCTGACTGGTTCACAGAAAAAGATGAACTCTTCACCAGTATAAA GCGTACCGTGAAGAACATCCCAAAGTATGCATCTGCACAGTTTTACATTGATAATGTACTTCCAAGGATCAAAGAGAAAACAATAATGTCTATTAAGCCATTTGTCGACAGGTTGGG GTATGACAATGTTCCGATGGAGATTAACCGACTAAGATGCAGAGTTAATTATCACGCCTTAAAGTTCTTACCCCATATTGAAGAAATGGCCGATAAGCTGGCAACACAGATGAGGAACCGAACTAGCAGCGGGAATCCATACAT GGCCCTTCATCTGAGATATGAGAAAGGAATGGTGGGCCTGTCCTTTTGTGATTTTGCTGGAACACGTGAGGAGAAAGTGATGATGGCAGCTTATAGACAGAAAGAATGGCCACGGCGCTTTAAG AATGGATCTCACCTGTGGCCATTAGCATTACAAAAGAGAAAAGAAGGGCGTTGCCCCCTTGAGCCTGGTGAGATAGCTGTGATCCTGCGAGCACTGGGATACACAAGGGAAACACAGATATATGTTGCATCAGGGCAAGTGTACGGTGGCAAAAACAGGATGGCTCCCCTCAGAAACATGTTCCCCAACTTG GTGACCAAGGAGGAGTTGGCGAGCACGGCGGAGATGGAGCACTTCCGGAAGCACGTGACGAGCCTGGCGGCGCTGGACTTCCTGGTGTGCCTCAAGTCGGACGTGTTCGTGATGACGCACGGCGGCAACTTCGCCAAGCTCATCATGGGGGCGCGGCGCTACAGCGGGCGCCACCGGCTCAAGTCCATCAAGCCCGACAAGGGGCTCATGTCCAAGTCCCTCGGCGACCCGTACCTGGCCTGGGCCTCCTTCACCGAGGACGTCGTCATCTCGCACCAGGCCCGCggcggcctccccgagcccaccttcCCCGGCTACGACCTCTGGGAGAACCCCCTCACCCCCTGCATGTGCAGAGCATGA